The following coding sequences lie in one Liolophura sinensis isolate JHLJ2023 chromosome 4, CUHK_Ljap_v2, whole genome shotgun sequence genomic window:
- the LOC135464552 gene encoding protein PALS2-like encodes MPAATTDTGLVAVRQVRSNLEGIGERVDADRADIAFLKKFFNDIALESLVQVHDQLEENEFLTPHRESSQLASDTLEALRHHMDNQDAEELKDLLTSPHFDALLTAHDQVAEKDFEYEPETIQLSAPFPPGIPSQTDIRVVGIRKAKTEPLGVTVKVDENMELVIARIMAGSMIDRQGLLHVGDIIREVNNQEVHTPEQLMDIVRLSPNTVTFKIIPNYDVQQYQTKVYMKTHFNYDPLKDRLIPCKEAGLPFRDGDILEILCSDDANWWQARIVDSDNPSGLIPSQTLEERRKAFVRPEYDYSKSLLCGFTRRKKKKTMYTSKQNSEFDQCEMMVYEEVTKMPPFKRKTLVLVGASGVGRRALKERLIKMEPQKFGSAMPHTSRAPRAGEEHGKGYYFTDRETMQKDIANDMYLEYGEFNGNLYGTHLDTIHEVIKSGKMCVLDVNPTSLKVLKTSEFMPFIVFLAAPSVEALRDMYEEGQRRGMTKKSASTPGAVEFKTEEDFLNTIQESADIERVYKTYFDQTIVNDNFDETYRTLKKALNEFTHETQWVPVNWVY; translated from the exons ATGCCAGCTGCCACCACAGATACCGGCCTGG TGGCCGTTCGTCAGGTGAGGTCTAACCTAGAGGGCATAGGCGAGAGAGTGGATGCTGATAGAGCAGATATTGCCTTCCTCAAGAAATTCTTTAACGACATAGCCTTAGAGTCACTGGTGCAG GTCCATGATCAATTGGAAGAGAATGAATTCCTGACCCCACACCGAGAGTCCTCGCAGCTGGCGTCAGACACGTTGGAAGCCCTCCGTCACCACATGGACAACCAGGATGCTGAGGAGCTCAAGGACCTGCTTACCTCCCCTCATTTTGAT GCCTTGTTAACTGCTCACGATCAAGTGGCAGAGAAAGATTTTGAGTACGAACCAGAGACCATCCAGTTGTCTGCCCCTTTTCCACCAGGAATTCCGTCCCAGACTGACATCAGAGTTGTCGGCATTCGGAAAGCGAAGACAGAGCCCCTG GGTGTAACAGTAAAGGTTGATGAGAACATGGAATTGGTGATCGCCAGAATCATGGCCGGCAGCATGATTGACAGACAAG GCTTACTGCACGTGGGTGACATCATCCGTGAAGTGAACAATCAGGAGGTACATACCCCAGAGCAGCTGATGGACATCGTCAGACTCTCGCCCAACACCGTCACATTCAAAATCATTCCTAACTATGACGTTCAGCAATACCAAACCAAG GTCTACATGAAGACCCACTTCAACTATGACCCACTTAAAGATCGCCTCATTCCTTGTAAAGAAGCTGGGCTTCCATTCCGTGATGGAGACATCCTCGAGATCTTGTGCTCGGACGATGCAAACTGGTGGCAG GCGCGCATTGTGGACAGCGACAATCCGTCGGGTCTAATCCCGTCCCAGACACTGGAGGAGAGACGTAAAGCCTTTGTCAGGCCGGAATATGATTACTCCAAGagtttgt tgtgtGGGTTTACAAGaagaaagaagaagaagacCATGTACACATCCAAACAGAACTCAG AGTTTGACCAGTGTGAGATGATGGTGTATGAGGAGGTGACCAAGATGCCGCCATTCAAGAGAAAAACCCTCGTCCTGGTCGGTGCCTCGGGCGTAGGCAGACGTGCGCTCAAAGAGAGGCTTATCAAAATGGAGCCACAGAAGTTTGGATCTGCCATGCCTC ACACGTCGCGTGCACCGCGAGCAGGAGAGGAGCATGGGAAGGGTTACTACTTCACGGACCGAGAGACCATGCAGAAGGACATCGCTAACGACATGTACCTGGAGTACGGAGAGTTTAATGGTAATCTGTACGGGACTCACCTGGACACGATCCACGAGGTCATCAAGTCTGGCAAGATGTGCGTGCTGGATGTTAATCCCACA TCTCTGAAAGTGCTGAAGACCTCTGAGTTCATGCCATTCATCGTTTTCCTGGCAGCCCCAAGTGTGGAAGCTTTGCGCGACATGTACGAAGAGGGACAGCGGAGAGGCATGACCAAAAAGAGCGCCAGT acaCCGGGTGCAGTGGAGTTCAAAACG GAAGAAGACTTCTTGAACACGATTCAGGAAAGTGCCGACATAGAGAGAGTCTACAAGACGTATTTCGATCAGACGATCGTCAATGATAACTTTGACGAAACCTATCGCACCTTAAAGAAAGCTCTGAATGAATTCACGCACGAGACACAGTGGGTTCCAGTGAATTGGGTTTACTAA